The genomic segment TAGCTTCGTCGATAAACGCTTTCGCCTGGGCAACATCCGCCTCCCAGGCTTTGGGTAAGTACTTATCCAACAGCTCGCGAATTTGTGGCTCAGGCTGTTCTCCAGCAAAGCCATCCACCGGCTGGCCGTCTTTGATAAACATGACCGTGGGCAGGCTTTGAATACCAAACTGTGATACCAGCATTTGCTGATCATCCACGTTGATTTTTGCAAGAAGCAAATCATTGGGGTATTCGCCAGCAATTTTTTCCAGGATTGGCATCAGGTTCTGACACGCTGGACTGCGCGAAGACCAGAACTGAACAACGACCAAACGCTTGAAAGACTCGTCTATTACAGTTTGCTGGGCATTTTCTGCGGTTACATCAAAAATGTTCATAGCTGTGTCTCGCTTTAGAGATTCTCGCTTAAAGATCGATTAGCGGTGTGATGCTAACATTCTGAGCATCACTGCTAACAAAGGCACTGCCTTCGCTGATACACACACTCAAGGTCATATTCTTAGCCGCCAATGTCGCAAGCTCACTCACTTCATCGGCGTTTAAATGGTACACGGATAAATCGGAGAATTTAGTCAATTCGTTTGCAACCGTGGGCCACCACTGATCCCGGCCGCGACCTGCGGTGTAAATGATTTGCTGCTCCGAGCGAGAGCGCCCTTTTTTCATTTTATCGACGCTCGGCTGGCCCACTTCAATCCACTTTTCAATCACACCCGAGGGTGCCACCTGCCACAAGTCGGGCTCATCGGCGGTGGATAGGCCTTTGCCAAAGGTCAGATCATCGTGGGCGTTAAAGCACCAGGCGAGCAAGCGCACCATCATGCGCTCTTCGGTTTCGGAGGGGTGACAGGCGAGCGTTAGCTTAGTATCCAGATAAACCTGCCGGTCTGTATCCGACAGGTTTAACGTTACTTTATAGACACTCGCACTCAGCGCCACGGTCTTATTCCGGACGCATGTGCGGAAAGAGCAGCACGTCGCGAATGGTAGAGGCGTTAGCGAACAGCATTACCAAACGGTCAATACCAATACCTTCACCGGCGGTGGGGGGCAGGCCGTATTCGAGCGCGCGTACATAGTCGGCATCGTAATGCATGGCTTCGTCATCGCCGGCGTCTTTTTCAGCCACCTGTTCGCGGAAACGTTCGGCCTGATCTTCGGCATCGTTAAGCTCCGAGAAGCCGTTAGCGACTTCGCGACCGCCGACAAAAAACTCAAACCGTTCAGTCACACACGGGTTGTCATCTTTACGCCGCGCCAGCGGTGATACTTCCGTCGGGTATTCGGTAATAAAAGTGGGTTGATCCAACTTTTCTTCTACCGTCGCCTCGAAGATTTCAATTTGCACCTTGCCCAAACCGTAACTGTCTTTGAGCGGAATGTGCAGTTTTTCCGCCACCTTGCGCGCCGATTCTAAATCGGAAATATCCGCCGCCGTGAGCTCGGGGTTAAACTGCAAAATAGAGTCAAACACGCTGATGCGGTTAAAAGGCTTGGCGAAATCATATTCGGTGCCCTGATAGTTGATGGTGGTGGTACCCATCACGCTTTCGCACATACCGCGCAGCATGCTTTCGGTGTGGTTCATCAGGTCGTGATAATCGGCGTAGGCCTGGTAAAACTCCAGCATGGTGAACTCGGGGTTGTGACGCGTCGAGACCCCTTCGTTACGGAAATTGCGGTTGATTTCATACACCCGCTCAAAACCGCCTACCACCAAGCGTTTTAAATACAGCTCGGGGGCGATACGCAGATACATATCAATATCCAGCGCATTGTGATGGGTAACGAAAGGACGCGCCGTGGCGCCACCGGGAATCACCTGCAGCATGGGAGTTTCCACTTCCATAAAGCCCTGGCCATCCAGGTAGTTGCGAATAAAGCTGATGCACTTTGAACGCAGTTTAAACGTGTCGCGCACCTCGGGATTGACGATCAAATCTACATAGCGCTGACGATAACGCAGCTCTTGATCCGCCAGACCATGATATTTTTCAGGCAGCGGACGCAGGGATTTGGTCAGCAATTTCCACTCGGTCAGGTTAACGTACAAGTCGCCCTTGCCGGATTTATGCAATGGGCCTGAGCCCGCGACAATATCGCCGATGTCCCACTGGCCATCGTGCTCTTTCATGGCTTTTTGCACGTCTTTACTGGCGTAAAACTGAATGCTGCCCTCGCCGTCTTGAATCAACATAAACGGGCCGCGCTTGGCCATGATGCGCCCGGCGACACTTACCTGATAATCCAGCGCCTCTAGCGCTTCTTTGTCCTTTTCCCCGTACTCGGCTTGCAGCTCAGCGCTTACGTGGGTGCGGCGAAAGTCGTTGGGAAAGGGATTGCCGCGCTCGCGAATCGCCGCGAGTTTGGTGCGGCGCTCGGCGATCAGTTTGTTCTCTTCCTGGGCGGTTTGCTTTTCGTCAGTCATGTCGAATCCTAGAGTCCGGCCTTAAGGCTCGCTTCAATAAATTGGTCCAAAGATCCATCCAATACATTTTGGCAGTTACTGGTTTGTACTCCGGTGCGCAAATCTTTAATGCGCTGATCGTCCAACACATAAGAGCGAATTTGACTGCCCCAACCGATATCGGATTTGGTGTCTTCCAGTGCCTGCTTGTCGGCGTTGCGCTTTTGAATCTCAAGCTCGTACAACTTTGCGCGCAGCATTTTCCAGGCTTTGTCGCGGTTGGCGTGCTGCGATCGCTCGCTCTGACATTGCACCACGGTATTGGTGGGCTCGTGGGTTAAACGCACCGCCGAGTCGGTTTTGTTAACGTGCTGACCACCGGCGCCCGAGGCGCGGTAGGTATCGGTGCGCACATCGGAGGGATCAATATCAATTTCGATATTGTCATCAATTTCCGGCGAGACAAACACCGAGCAAAACGACGTGTGGCGACGATTACCAGAGTCAAACGGCGACTTGCGCACTAAGCGGTGCACGCCGGTCTCGGTGCGCAGCCAACCAAAAGCGTACTCGCCTTCAAAGCGAATGGTGGCACTTTTGATGCCCGCCACTTCACCGGCCGAGGCTTCTTCCAAGGTGGTTTTAAAGCCCTTGGCTTCGCCCCAGCGCAGGTACATACGCAGTACCATCTCGGCCCAGTCCTGTGCCTCGGTACCGCCGGAGCCCGCTTGAATGTCTAAAAAGGCGCTGTTCTCGTCCATCTCGCCCGAAAACATACGGCGAAACTCCAGCTTTTGCAGCTGATCATCAAGGCCGCCGATCTCTTCGATCACCTCGTTCAGGCTGTCTTCGTCGTTTTCTTCCTTGGCCATTTCCAACAACTCGGACAAATCGCTCACGCCCGAGTCGAGATCGTCGATGGTTTTGACTACCGCCTCAAGGGAGGCGCGCTCTTTACCCAGCGCCTGGGCGCGCTCGGGCTCGTTCCAAACATTAGGCTCGCCCAGCTCGAGTTCAACCTCGGTTAGGCGCTCTTTCTTGGTGTCGTAGTCAAAGATACCCCCTAAGCACGTCGGTGCGTGCCTGAAGGTCTTTAAGGGCTGTCAGGTGGGGATTAATTTCCATGAGAACTCGCCGAAAAATTGTCAAATAAAAGCGGCGCATTCTACCGTAGAAACGCCCTCTACACTACCGTAGAGGGCGTTTCTACCCTGCATCAAACGGCAAAGAAGTTAAGTATCCAGGCCACCAGTAATACCTGCGGCAGTACAATTGCCGGCAGCGCGAAAGCCGTTTTCCAGGACTTCATGGTGTCTTTTATCACCATAATTTCGGTGTAGTCGGTGGCAACGCCGGCCATCAGAAACAAGAAGCTGTTGCCCGGTGCCTTAGCGCGGTTCATTAAATCCGCCGCAATGGGGGTTGAGCCCTCGGAACACACTTCAATAACGGCCGCCGCCACGGTAGTCAGCAGCAAGCCAATCAACGTCGGACCGAACCATTCGGCGAAAGCCTCGGCGGGCATTAACGCGCGGATAATAGCCGCCAGCAGCACACCGAACAACAGCCAGCGGATGACCATGCGCGAGCCTTTAAGCCCTTCACGCCCTACCGCTGCCAGTGCCTGTGGGCGCAAACTAAGCTGCCCCCACAACACTTTCAGCTGGGGCAAAATGGGCTCGGGCTTAGCCTCCTGCTCAGGAGCCTGCGGGTTGGCGGCAAGTTTGCGGCGCTTAACCGCGGCATCAAAAACAAGGCCTGCGATTATCGCGATCACCATAGACAGAAAGATAAAGGCGAGCGTCCAGGGCAGCCCTATCAGGGCAATCATCACCAGAGTGAGGGACAGGGAGTTCCAGGGACTGGCAATCAAGAAGGCCATAACCTGGCCCAGGCTGGCGCCTTTTTGGTAGAGCTTCATACCCACCATCAAGATTCCGTGGCTGCACAAATCGAGAAACACTCCCGCCGCCGTGGCACGCAAAATACCTGAAAAAGAGCCGCCGCGCCCAAGCATAGACACTACCAGTTGCTGCGGCACGAAATTAAGCAGGCCAACAAAGACAATGCCGATTACAACGCCCCACCACATAGTGTTCAGTAGCTCGAACACCCCGTGGGCCATATGCATCAGCCAGCCGGACGCCAAGCCGGTTAAATACAGGCTGTAGAGTAAAACACACCCAGCCAGGGAACCCCACAGCAAAAAGTCTGGCCGCTTCTTCGCTGTGGGCTCAGCACCGCAGCAACCTGCCTGAGTGGGTTTTGGTTCGGGCTTGCTGCAGCAATGCTCACTCATGGTAGTCCTCCAAAACGGTAAAAACCATGCCCGACTTGCTGTTCGACAAGTCTTGCAAAATTGCGCACTCGGGGGCTTCATCACCGCGACAACGCGACGCCAGCGCTACCAATGTCTCGCGCATGGCATGCAAATGCTGTAGCTGTTCGTCCAGCTGCGCGACTTTGTCTTCTACCGCCCGCTTCACATCAGCGCTGTGGCGCTCAGTGTTGCCCTGTAACAACAATAATTCGCGGCACTCATCCAGCGAAAAGCCCACCTTGCGCGCCCGGGCAATGAGCGTCAGTTGCGCCACATTGGCCTGCGAATAATCCCGGTAACCGTTATCCAGGCGTTGACTGTTTACCAACCCCTGGGATTCGTAATGCCGGATGGCCTTTGCACTCAGGCCGGTCTCTCGCGCCACTTCACCAATTTTCATTACTCGTCCTCTGCGTTCTGCGTTCTGCGTTCTGCGTTCTGCGTTCTGCGTTCTGCGTTCTGCGTTCTGCGTTCTGCGTTCTGCGTTCTGCGTTCTGCGTTCTGCGTTCTGCGTTAACAACACAATAAACCTTCCAGCAAGGTTAAGGTCAAGCACAAAAAACGCTCTATTTCGCCGTTTAATTATTGCAGCCAGGCATCACACGCCCCCGCAACCGCGCCAAAGGGACACGACTTTTAATATGAACCTGTAGGATTTATATCAGTAAATACAATGATTTATATTATGTAATTGACATTTTGGTTTAAATAATCAAAATAACCAATATAACAAGCAGATGGCAGGAATCTGGCGATGGAATATTTAGATGTATCGCACCCAGAATGGGACAAGATGTGGGAAGAGCTAGCACAGTACCCGCTCAACGGTGGGGATCATTTGTGTATTGAGGATGGTCAGTGCTGGGAGTACATGGGCTCCACTCAAGATCACCACCATCTGCGCCACCCCCGCCACCCGGTAAGCGGCAGGGCGGAATATATTTATATTGAGCGCGCTCGCGCAGCGGTGGGCTGGGCCTAAGCTGTCAACTTCACGTTCTTCACACCCCCATATTTTTCAGCGCATTAACAATCTGCCCCAACACTTGCGAGACCTGCGGGTGATCCTCTTCAAAATCCGCCAGCATCGCCTCCAGGGTGTCCACCGGACGAGGCTCGGGCGCCTCGCTACTACCGGCAGGATGAGTGTGGCGTTCAAGCTCGGTCATTAAGCGTTGCTGCTCTGGGCTGACCTCTTCATTGCCAAATAAGTCATGCAAGCGGGTGATCAGCTGATCGAGATTTTCCTGTGACATAGTTGTCCTCACTTGTTCGGTTACCTTACGTTTGGGTTCTTAAGATGGTATAAACCCTTCGCAATCTTAAAATTACATCATACCCTATGGTTTTAGGGTTCTGGAAAAACTGTGTCAGTTACGCCTGCTAAATCACATACAGCGAACGAATCGCACCTCAAGCGCTGGTGTCAATATCTGTATCGCCATCAAGTTACTCGCTTCTTGTTGGTGGGCGGCACCGCTACTGTATTGCAATATGTGTTTTTGATCATCCTCGCAGAGCTAACTGCCCTACCCAAGGTGGCCTGCTCCGCAGCAGCGTTTGCACTGTCGGCGGTGTATAACTATCTGGCCAACTACTACTTCACTTTTCAAGCAACGCAAAAGCACAGTGAATCGAGTATTAAATTTGCTTTTGTGGTTGCTCTAGGGCTGGGGCTCAACACCCTGGTTTTTTATATCGCCGATGCCCTGCTACCCCACTACTTGTTAGCACAACTGATCGCCACCGGAGTGACCCTGGTGAGCAATTTTTTACTGCATAAATTCTGGATCTACCGATAATGACTTTGGGATTTAACCATAATGATTAGGGATACCTCACTTGCCATCGTTGTGCCCTGTTACAACGAAGAAGAAATGCTGCCACAGAGCTTACCGGTGCTGCTCGAGACCTTGGACGCACTCATCGGCAAAGGCAAAATCAGTCAGGGTTCGCGCCTTTACCTGGTAGATGACGGCAGCCGCGATAAAACCTGGGAGCTGATCGACCAGGCTTGCGACCAACACAGCGGCCGCGTGGCAGGGGTAAAACTGTCACGTAACAAGGGCCACCAGAATGCACTACTGGCGGGCCTGGAAGCCACCGACGAAGATATCATTGTCAGCATCGACGCCGACCTGCAAGACGACCCCAGCAATATTGAGCGTATGGTAGATGAATACCACGCTGGCAACGATGTGGTTTACGGCGTGCGCGCCGCGCGCGACACGGACACCTTTTTTAAACGTTTTAGCGCCGAAGGCTACTACCACCTGATGCGCCGCATGGGTGTAGATTTAGTTTTTAATCACGCTGATTTTCGCCTGATGTCTCGCCGCGCGTTAAATGCGATGCTCGAGTACCGTGAAAGCCAGTTATTTTTACGCGGTATCGTGCGCGAAGTTGGCTTTACCTCCTCTACCGTTGAGTACGACCGCCAAAGTCGCGCCGCCGGGGAAACCAAATACCCACTGCGCAAAATGCTGTCGTTCGCATGGCATGGTATTTCCAGCTTTTCCACCGCGCCGCTGCGAGCTATTACCCTACTTGGAATAGTGGCCAGCGGCATGTCGCTGCTGATGATTCTCTGGGTACTGGGCACACGTCTTTTCACCGACAACGCCATTCCCGGCTGGACTTCCATCCTGATTCCACTGCTTTTTATCGGCAGCGTACAGTTACTAAGCTTGGGAATTATCGGCGAGTACTTGGCGAAAATGTTTGAAGAGCTCAAGCAGCGGCCGCGCTACCATCTTGAGACGGTCAAAAAACACAAGCGAGAAACCTCGCAACAAGACTAACCGGGGGGGGGTAACAGCCTTAGGCCTCCGGTAGAGTACGTGCCAGCAATGCACCCGCCGCACCCGCGGCGGAAAGCAACAAAATGGCCCAGCTTATTCCCAGCTCACTGGCAATCCAGCCAGACACACCCAGCAGCAATAACACCACACCGATAATCGTATTGCTGAGTGCTACGTAATCTGTGCGTCGGTTACCTTCAGCCAAATCCACCACATAGGTTTTGCGCCCCACCCTGACGCCTTGGTGGGCAACCGTAAGAAAAAAGTAAAACACCGGTAAAACCGCCGAATAGCCAAGCCAATGCGGCGCCCAGGTGTGCAGCGCGAAAACCATAAAGCCCAGCACCGCCGTCAACCAGGCCGCCAGCATCATTACCCGCCGGCTGGAGACATCGGCAAAACGCCCCCAAAACGGCGCTGACAGCAAGCTAGCCAGACCGCTGGCGAGTAAGAACAACCCCAATAACACCCCGGACTGTCCCACCTGTTGCTGTGCCAACACCACATAGTAGGGCGCGGTTAATGCCGAACACAAAAGTAGCGAGCGGGTAATCACAAAGCGGCGAAAAGGCTTATCGTTACGTAATAAACCTAACCTTGCCACAGCTTCGGTAATGGCGTTGCCTCCGCCTGAGGTTTCCCCGGCAAACTCGACCATCCGGGAATAGATAACGGCGGCCAGCAACCACATACCCCCCGCGCCCAACAGCA from the Gilvimarinus sp. DA14 genome contains:
- a CDS encoding DUF4404 family protein, whose translation is MSQENLDQLITRLHDLFGNEEVSPEQQRLMTELERHTHPAGSSEAPEPRPVDTLEAMLADFEEDHPQVSQVLGQIVNALKNMGV
- a CDS encoding permease, encoding MSEHCCSKPEPKPTQAGCCGAEPTAKKRPDFLLWGSLAGCVLLYSLYLTGLASGWLMHMAHGVFELLNTMWWGVVIGIVFVGLLNFVPQQLVVSMLGRGGSFSGILRATAAGVFLDLCSHGILMVGMKLYQKGASLGQVMAFLIASPWNSLSLTLVMIALIGLPWTLAFIFLSMVIAIIAGLVFDAAVKRRKLAANPQAPEQEAKPEPILPQLKVLWGQLSLRPQALAAVGREGLKGSRMVIRWLLFGVLLAAIIRALMPAEAFAEWFGPTLIGLLLTTVAAAVIEVCSEGSTPIAADLMNRAKAPGNSFLFLMAGVATDYTEIMVIKDTMKSWKTAFALPAIVLPQVLLVAWILNFFAV
- a CDS encoding GtrA family protein — protein: MSVTPAKSHTANESHLKRWCQYLYRHQVTRFLLVGGTATVLQYVFLIILAELTALPKVACSAAAFALSAVYNYLANYYFTFQATQKHSESSIKFAFVVALGLGLNTLVFYIADALLPHYLLAQLIATGVTLVSNFLLHKFWIYR
- a CDS encoding 4-diphosphocytidyl-2C-methyl-D-erythritol kinase codes for the protein MEYLDVSHPEWDKMWEELAQYPLNGGDHLCIEDGQCWEYMGSTQDHHHLRHPRHPVSGRAEYIYIERARAAVGWA
- a CDS encoding glycosyltransferase family 2 protein codes for the protein MIRDTSLAIVVPCYNEEEMLPQSLPVLLETLDALIGKGKISQGSRLYLVDDGSRDKTWELIDQACDQHSGRVAGVKLSRNKGHQNALLAGLEATDEDIIVSIDADLQDDPSNIERMVDEYHAGNDVVYGVRAARDTDTFFKRFSAEGYYHLMRRMGVDLVFNHADFRLMSRRALNAMLEYRESQLFLRGIVREVGFTSSTVEYDRQSRAAGETKYPLRKMLSFAWHGISSFSTAPLRAITLLGIVASGMSLLMILWVLGTRLFTDNAIPGWTSILIPLLFIGSVQLLSLGIIGEYLAKMFEELKQRPRYHLETVKKHKRETSQQD
- a CDS encoding MFS transporter, with the protein product MKASSVSENLYDKLVNEEDARICKAIDERACREVPGNFFTLILSYFCSKLGDALANPKIVLPWVMEVLQAPVYLLGFLVPIRESGSLLPQLFIASFVRRQPLRKWLWVGGSVLQALCMLAMAAVVWTLEGAAAGWAIIALLVVFALARGLCSVAAKDVLGKTIPKSRRGQVNGWSASAAGLVTVLLAVALIVSKNELSIWGCTLLLLGAGGMWLLAAVIYSRMVEFAGETSGGGNAITEAVARLGLLRNDKPFRRFVITRSLLLCSALTAPYYVVLAQQQVGQSGVLLGLFLLASGLASLLSAPFWGRFADVSSRRVMMLAAWLTAVLGFMVFALHTWAPHWLGYSAVLPVFYFFLTVAHQGVRVGRKTYVVDLAEGNRRTDYVALSNTIIGVVLLLLGVSGWIASELGISWAILLLSAAGAAGALLARTLPEA
- the cueR gene encoding Cu(I)-responsive transcriptional regulator — its product is MKIGEVARETGLSAKAIRHYESQGLVNSQRLDNGYRDYSQANVAQLTLIARARKVGFSLDECRELLLLQGNTERHSADVKRAVEDKVAQLDEQLQHLHAMRETLVALASRCRGDEAPECAILQDLSNSKSGMVFTVLEDYHE
- the prfB gene encoding peptide chain release factor 2 (programmed frameshift); amino-acid sequence: MEINPHLTALKDLQARTDVLRGYLDYDTKKERLTEVELELGEPNVWNEPERAQALGKERASLEAVVKTIDDLDSGVSDLSELLEMAKEENDEDSLNEVIEEIGGLDDQLQKLEFRRMFSGEMDENSAFLDIQAGSGGTEAQDWAEMVLRMYLRWGEAKGFKTTLEEASAGEVAGIKSATIRFEGEYAFGWLRTETGVHRLVRKSPFDSGNRRHTSFCSVFVSPEIDDNIEIDIDPSDVRTDTYRASGAGGQHVNKTDSAVRLTHEPTNTVVQCQSERSQHANRDKAWKMLRAKLYELEIQKRNADKQALEDTKSDIGWGSQIRSYVLDDQRIKDLRTGVQTSNCQNVLDGSLDQFIEASLKAGL
- a CDS encoding YaeQ family protein, which translates into the protein MALSASVYKVTLNLSDTDRQVYLDTKLTLACHPSETEERMMVRLLAWCFNAHDDLTFGKGLSTADEPDLWQVAPSGVIEKWIEVGQPSVDKMKKGRSRSEQQIIYTAGRGRDQWWPTVANELTKFSDLSVYHLNADEVSELATLAAKNMTLSVCISEGSAFVSSDAQNVSITPLIDL
- the lysS gene encoding lysine--tRNA ligase, with product MTDEKQTAQEENKLIAERRTKLAAIRERGNPFPNDFRRTHVSAELQAEYGEKDKEALEALDYQVSVAGRIMAKRGPFMLIQDGEGSIQFYASKDVQKAMKEHDGQWDIGDIVAGSGPLHKSGKGDLYVNLTEWKLLTKSLRPLPEKYHGLADQELRYRQRYVDLIVNPEVRDTFKLRSKCISFIRNYLDGQGFMEVETPMLQVIPGGATARPFVTHHNALDIDMYLRIAPELYLKRLVVGGFERVYEINRNFRNEGVSTRHNPEFTMLEFYQAYADYHDLMNHTESMLRGMCESVMGTTTINYQGTEYDFAKPFNRISVFDSILQFNPELTAADISDLESARKVAEKLHIPLKDSYGLGKVQIEIFEATVEEKLDQPTFITEYPTEVSPLARRKDDNPCVTERFEFFVGGREVANGFSELNDAEDQAERFREQVAEKDAGDDEAMHYDADYVRALEYGLPPTAGEGIGIDRLVMLFANASTIRDVLLFPHMRPE